DNA from Daucus carota subsp. sativus chromosome 1, DH1 v3.0, whole genome shotgun sequence:
GTGTGTTGAAATCTACCATCGTAATCATATGATAATAAGctttaatcataataatcaaGAGTTAAGAAGGTGATAACAGCAACATCTGCAGTTATCTTTCCTTCTTCGATGACCATGTGACTGATATAGGACTTCTGATCCTTTGGTAGATATCTTGTGAGTTCACCCATGAAAGATACCCTTGACTGTTGCTCAACCTCTCTAAAGCTGTCCTGTTCCTCGATATAAACCAGATTCTGTAACTCAAACTCTGGTTTATGTCTGTGAATATCAGTCTTCGTGGTCTGACCCTTACTTTGATTCCATTAGGTGGCTTAACTTCTAAAGAGTAAATGGAATTAGGACTCCCCACATTTGTCAGACGCTTTTTAATCATCTTGCTCTTCATCCCAGGCCTGAAAACGACAGAAATTGATGGATAATTGAGGCTGAAATCCCTGTTCTTCCGTATAATATCCTGGCAGCTCACATTCCTGTGTGTAATTGTAAAAATATCTGATTTTGTGTATTTAAGTGTGCATAAATGAGTGACATAGTCATCAGGGCTTATATCGTATATCAGTCCGGGACTGATGGCCTTTACTGGATTTACATGTCCAGCTCCAGTAGCAAAAAGACCTGCAGGTTTATCTCCATCCATGATCTGTTTTCCTGAATGGTCGGTTATATATGCAGTTGTCATCAGTGCAGATTTGATTGCAGCTGGTGTCCATTTTGGATGAGCTGAGTGGATCAGAGCTGCGATTCCACCTACATGAGGGCAAGCCATGGAAGTACCAGACATGACAGTAAAGTTCACTCTTCTAGAATCATCTGGAATTCCGGCAGGACCCAGGTTTTGAGGCCAAGCCGCGATAATGTTGACCCCTGGAGCAATCATATCTGGTTTGAGAATGGAAGGGTCCATAAAACTTGGACCCCTCGATGAAAACTGAGCAACAGCTGGTGCTCTTGATTTGCCAATGCTGGTTCCTCCAAAAATGATTTGAGCTTTAGGCTTTCTTGTAGAATTAATATATTTCTTCAACTGAACTGATTCTGTGTACCCTATTAAAGTTGCTGGCAGCACATGAGCATCGACAGAATCTTCCTCTTGATTTATCTCTGTATTTGCCAGAATCATAGCTGCACCACCTGCTTCCTTCACAATCTGACCTTTCTCCGCCCTCCCATTGATACCTCGATCACAAACCACCATCTTCCCTTGAACTTTTGCTCGTGGAAGAGAATCCTTCATGCAGTATTCACCTCCATGTAGATTGTCAGCATGATAAACAAGCTCAAGCTCTTTTGCAGCACTTGCACTATTCTTCCCTGGGTACATGGATTCCCCATAAAGGAATTTTCCATTGCTGAGACGAACTATGGCTGGGAATCTCCTGTCAAGTGTACTCGCACCGACAGTAGCAATCCAAGGAGCCTCGTTGGCAACTGAATTGGGGATTGGTCCATTGTTTCCAGCTGCACATATGACAGAAATACCATGCTCCATTGCTCGAAAACTTCCAATAGCTATACTGTCCTCGTAAAGTGGTATTGGAAAGCCTCCTAGGGAAAGCGAAAGTACATCAACTCCATCTCTTATCGCAACATCCATCGCAGCTAGTATATCTGAGCTGTAGCAACCACTGAACCAGCAAACTTTATATACAGCAATGTGGGCACCCGGGGCCATTCCTCGAGCCACACCTGCCCCATTCCCCAGTACATTTGCCATAGGAACTGCAGCACCAGCAGCAGTCGATGCAGTGTGTGTCCCATGGCCATGCGAATCACGCACTGACAAATATTCCACAACAACATCTGGTGATGAAGTTGGTGAAGCCACGCGATGGCCCTTACTGAAGTACCTAGCGCCAATTATTTTCCTGTTACAATTCGAAGAATTGAACTGTTCTCCTAATTGACATATCCCTTTCCATTTCTTGGGAACTGGAGGCATCCCGTGATCACTAAAGCTCGGACTCTCAGGCCAGACTCCAGTGTCCAGCACACCAATAATCGCGCCTCTGCCATAATTTGAGTCCACCCAGGCACCTTCTTTAGCAGGACTTAACCCCAAGAACTTGTACGAGTAAGTTGTGTGAACTTCATGTCGCCTGTCAGGTCTTATTGCCACGACATCATGCAGTTCACGTATAGCATCAACCTCAGACTCCAAAAGCTGAGCTGCAAACCCCTCCATGGCAGAATGGTAAGAGTAGAGAAGGCGTGAAGACGGGCTTTCTTCTGCAGAAATGCTCTTCTCAAGAAACGACAAGTGCCAATGCAGCTTCGAGGCAAACAGAGACCTGGTTATCCCTTGCGGATGTAGCTGAATTATGTAGGTTTGCAGACCATGACTACCAACAGAAACAACGTAGACTAAAAGAATGGCGAAAAGGGTAGCTTTTTCGAACTCCATCAGAGAATAAAAACACTAATTATGCTAGTGAGTTCTGCTGCATGGTTCTGAGCAAGACTTCTGGGGGTATTTGAAGGCAAAAGAAAATGTAGTACCTAGTAATCTTAATCTCAGGAGCTGCTTCACAGAGAAACTCGTGAAACTTAAGGGCTCTTCATCACGAGTATCTTTTGTTCAACAGAGAGAGAAAGACAGACACAAAGGGCATGTCTTTCTGAGGAGCTCAAGGGCTTCTGCAGAGCGCATACATTCTCACGAGATTTTTTTT
Protein-coding regions in this window:
- the LOC108204266 gene encoding subtilisin-like protease SBT1.2 codes for the protein MEFEKATLFAILLVYVVSVGSHGLQTYIIQLHPQGITRSLFASKLHWHLSFLEKSISAEESPSSRLLYSYHSAMEGFAAQLLESEVDAIRELHDVVAIRPDRRHEVHTTYSYKFLGLSPAKEGAWVDSNYGRGAIIGVLDTGVWPESPSFSDHGMPPVPKKWKGICQLGEQFNSSNCNRKIIGARYFSKGHRVASPTSSPDVVVEYLSVRDSHGHGTHTASTAAGAAVPMANVLGNGAGVARGMAPGAHIAVYKVCWFSGCYSSDILAAMDVAIRDGVDVLSLSLGGFPIPLYEDSIAIGSFRAMEHGISVICAAGNNGPIPNSVANEAPWIATVGASTLDRRFPAIVRLSNGKFLYGESMYPGKNSASAAKELELVYHADNLHGGEYCMKDSLPRAKVQGKMVVCDRGINGRAEKGQIVKEAGGAAMILANTEINQEEDSVDAHVLPATLIGYTESVQLKKYINSTRKPKAQIIFGGTSIGKSRAPAVAQFSSRGPSFMDPSILKPDMIAPGVNIIAAWPQNLGPAGIPDDSRRVNFTVMSGTSMACPHVGGIAALIHSAHPKWTPAAIKSALMTTAYITDHSGKQIMDGDKPAGLFATGAGHVNPVKAISPGLIYDISPDDYVTHLCTLKYTKSDIFTITHRNVSCQDIIRKNRDFSLNYPSISVVFRPGMKSKMIKKRLTNVGSPNSIYSLEVKPPNGIKVRVRPRRLIFTDINQSLSYRIWFISRNRTALERLSNSQGYLSWVNSQDIYQRIRSPISVTWSSKKER